The following coding sequences are from one Anabas testudineus chromosome 16, fAnaTes1.2, whole genome shotgun sequence window:
- the ptpn2a gene encoding tyrosine-protein phosphatase non-receptor type 2a gives MEQEFLDIDSSGRWQNLYNEIRNQASEYPYRVARLPANRNLNRYRDVSPYDHSRVKLENSENDYINASLVMVEEAQRAYILSQGPLRNTCGHFWLMIWEQRSKAVIMLNRVIEKGSEKCAQYWPTTEELQMSFTDTGFIVRLLSEEDQSYYTIRVLELQNTKTGESREIYHFHYTTWPDFGVPESPASFLNFLFKVRESRSMDPDHGPSVVHCSAGIGRSGTFALVDTCLVLMKKRKNPSSVDIQKVLLDMREYRMGLIQTPDQLRFSYMAVIEGAKLILTDNSVPQQRMLSTADPPSEPGLPPPPPPPRPHLHDSTPNGQPGPCPELQPASVDHLLERDPDNHNYNAAEISGHVRKRHREERIASTAQKVQQMKQRLTDSEKKREQRQYWRSVLLNIGVGAALAVGLLVCWIYSQ, from the exons ATGGAGCAAGAATTTCTAGACATCGATTCGTCGGGGAGATGGCAAAACCTTTACAAT GAGATCCGTAACCAAGCTAGTGAATATCCTTACAGGGTGGCCAGACTTCCAGCGAATCGGAATTTGAATCGCTACAGAGACGTCAGTCCAT ATGATCACAGTCGAGTAAAACTTGAAAACTCTGAAAATGACTACATCAATGCAAGCTTAGTCATGGTAGAAGAAGCCCAAAGAGCTTACATTCTTTCACAG GGCCCTTTGAGGAATACCTGTGGTCATTTCTGGCTGATGATTTGGGAGCAGCGTTCCAAAGCTGTTATAATGCTCAACAGAGTCATTGAAAAGGGATCT GAAAAGTGTGCACAGTACTGGCCTACCACAGAGGAGCTACAGATGTCTTTCACAGACACAGGCTTTATTGTCAGGCTGCTTTCAGAGGAAGACCAGTCCTATTACACAATCCGAGTGCTAGAACTGCAGAACACAAAG ACAGGGGAGTCACGGGAAATTTACCACTTTCACTACACCACGTGGCCAGACTTTGGTGTCCCGGAATCTCCCGCCTCCTTCCTCAACTTCCTCTTCAAGGTCCGGGAATCCCGCTCAATGGACCCAGACCACGGGCCCTCTGTGGTTCATTGCAGTGCTGGGATCGGACGCTCAGGGACTTTTGCCTTGGTGGACACCTGCCTTGTTCTG atgaaGAAGCGGAAAAATCCGTCATCAGTGGACATACAGAAGGTGCTACTGGACATGAGGGAATACCGCATGGGCCTGATCCAGACCCCAGACCAGCTGCGCTTCTCTTACATGGCTGTCATCGAGGGAGCCAAGCTCATCCTGACAGACAACTCTGTACCACAG CAGAGAATGCTGTCCACAGCTGACCCCCCCTCAGAACCAGGCCTGCCTCCTCCACCGCCTCCACCCAGGCCTCACCTCCATGACAGCACACCTAACGGCCAGCCAGGACCCTGCCCAGAGCTGCAGCCCGCTTCAGTAGACCACCTGCTGGAAAGAGACCCAGACAACCACAACTACAATGCAGCAGAAATCTCTGGGCA TGTCAGAAAGCGACACCGTGAGGAGAGGATAGCCAGCACAGCACAGAAGGTCCAGCAGATGAAACAAAGACTGACCGACTCAGAGAAAAAACGAGAGCAGCGGCAGTACTGGAGGTCCGTCCTGCTCAACATCGGTGTCGGGGCAGCGCTGGCCGTTGGCCTGCTGGTTTGCTGGATTTACTCCCAGTGA